The Streptomyces collinus DNA segment TCGAGCGTGAGTTGGCCAAGCGCCAGGCCGAACGGCAGCGCGCTGCGGAGCAGCGGGAGCGGGAGCAGGCTCGTGTGGAGAAGGAGCGCCAGAAGCAGGCGCGAGAAACGCGCTTGCTGGAGCTGAAGGCTGATGCCGAGAAGGGCACCCGCCAGGCCCAAGAACGCATGGCGGAGCTACAGGCGGTGCTGACGGACCGGCCCAGGAAGCTGAAGAGCTGGCACCCTTATGTCGAGCAGGCACTTGCCAAGCAGGGCCCGCAGGGCGTCGCAGACGCTGTGGAAGAAGTGCTGCGTGGCTCTTGCGTGCCCAAAGGGTGCCGTGTCGATGCGGGAGCGGCGTACATACCTGAGGCTCAGCAACTCCTTATTGAGGTGGAGCTACCTCAGCTTGAGGTAGTGCCGGCCGTGGTGGCGTACCGGGTTGTGACCCAGCGGACTGAGATCGTCACTCAGCCGCGGAAGGAGGCCGAGACGAAGATGGTCTATCGCACTCTGGTTGCCCGCCTTGCCCTGCGGACATTGGACGAGGCCTTCTCCACTACCCCGCCTGATCTCGTCACAACGGTGGTGTTCAACGGGCATGTGAGTGCGAAGGATCGCGCAACCGGGCGGCCGGTGCGACCTTGCCTGGTGAGCGTGGTCGCCCAGCGCGAGCAGTTCGACGAACTCGTATTGGACGAGCCCGAGCTCGATGCGCAGGAGAGCTTGAAGTACCTCGGCGCTGTCATCTCCCGCCATCCGCACGATCTGGAAGCGGTGCCCCCAGTCGTTGAGATCGATCTGTCGCGATACCGCATTACGGCGGATGTCGGCGCCGTGGCAGGACTCGACAGCCGACCCGACCTCCTGCAGATGGACCCCTATGCGTTTGAGCGGCTTGTACGCGAACTGTTCGAAGCAATGGGCTTCGAGACGTGGCGTACTCAGGGCTCGCGAGATGACGGTGTGGACGCCGTCGCGATCCAACGGGACCCGGTCGGGACCACTGTCTTCGCCATCCAGGCGAAGAGGTCGAAAAACGCAGTGCCCGTTGAGACAGTGCGGGCATTGGCGGGGGTGATGCACGACAAGGCCGCTAGTCGCGGAGTCCTGGTCACGACCTCTTGGTTTGGCAAGGCAAGCGCTGATTTCGCTCACCGAAACGGCAGGATGCAGCTCATCAACGGGCGCAATCTCAAGGCGCTGCTAAAGGAACACCTGAATATGGACGTCTTGATCGGCCTTCCCAAGACACCTCCGGGTTGGCTGCCCTCTGACATCCAATGAGCCACCGATCGGGAACAGCGGAGGCCAGCCGCAGCACTTCACCACAACCGCACCAGATCGAGCGGGGAACAGCGGGGAATCACGGTGAAAGCGGACAGCTCGATCGAGCCACGATGCAACCGTTCGCCTAGGTCAGCGCCCAGACCGGCTCCATGGGATCGCAGCTTCCCAAGCTGATGGCCTACCGCCAGCTTCTCAGCGGCCGGCTTCCCTTCGCCGCATCCCGGACCGATCATGGGGTCATGGTGTCAAGCATCGTCGTTCAGTACACCGATCTCCTGCGGACCAGCGACTACGACCTGTGGATCCGGTTGCGGGAGCTTCTAAGGGTCCAGGGACTTGATCCGGACCGAACGATCGTCGTCGACCTCTTGCAGGAGGGCCCCGATCACGAGGACGGCCAGGTGATTTCCGAGGAAGGCAGGGTCTACAGGTTCACTCTCTACTATGACCAAGCAGCAGAGAATGGCGCGCGCAGCGCCCGCCTCGACCGCTGGACCGACATAACCGATACTTGGCGGCGCGGATCGCTGGCTACCCGAACAGCCGACGCTATCGCTTGGATGTCATCGCCCGAAAGCCTCACCTGAGCTACTTCGAACCGAACAGCCGCCGTGCCACAGCCGTGCCAGATGCAGGGGTCAGCAGCGGTCAACAAGGGGGACTGTCGGGTGCGTCCGTGCCCGCCACATCGGTCCACGAAGCAGCAGGTCACCGACCCATTGCCCCAGCCTCTCCCCTAATGCGGTGCTCACGTACGAGCGCCCTCCCGGGCCGTCCTCGGGCCGTGGAAGGGCGCTCAACGATGACCAACGTCGACAACTACCGACAGCTCAAAAGCAGGTTAGAGCGGTGATCGTTTAGGCAGCCGCAGGTCACGGCTGCCGATGATCAGAGGGAAGTTAGCACGCATACCCCAAAAGGTGAGGCCTGTTCGAAAACGTCCTGGGGTGATCCGCACTGACATGGTCTCATGATGCTAGGGCGACGGAGATATGATCTCGACTCCGACTTGGCTCGGTGCGCGGCTGTTGCATTCGGAATTTTGACCATGGGTAGGCTGGTGGTGCGAGTTCTTCAGGTCTAGGAATTACTCTCGGTATGCAATAGGGGTCCATTTAAACCCAGGGGGGTCAATGAGCAATTTTCGATGGTGGAAAGAGTTCGCGGTATTCACGCTCGGCGTAATCGGCGTAGGCGTGTCAGTCAACGCCTTAAGTGAGATCATCCCTCAGGGATGGCAGGTGGTGCTTATTGCTTGCGCTGTTCTACTTATCGCTGGAGGGATGCACCTCCACGTAAAAAGGAAGGAAGAGCGAGAACGCGAAGAACGCGACCGGCAGGAACGAGAGCGAGAGGAACGAGAACAGCGAGAACGCGAAGAACGAGTTCGCGTGCGCGAGGTATTGGCCGTGAAGCTAAAGAGACAGCCAGGGGTATTCAACTTCCTTCTCGCTCCATGGATCGCGGAGAACACGCCTGAATACCGGGCGGTGGATGCAGCGATGAATAAAGCACTTGAGGAGTTCAGGTCTGCTTGCGAGCAGCATGGCGTAAACCCAGGGCAGAGCAATTGGTTTCACGACAAGGCTGCGCAGAGTCTATTTGAGGCCACAGGCGATGATCGATGGGTAACAGTTGGAAGGAATGTCGAAAACCTGTACTCCAAAGCTGCCGCCATCTATGCCGAGCATGAACGGGGCCTTGGTGAAACCTACAACAAGCCAGCAATGGCCCCTACTGCCGAAACAGCGAGAGCGTTTGTGGAAGTCGCCCAGAGTGTCGTACAACAGATTCAGAGTTTACGTCGATCCGGTTCAGCATGACTGAACAAGTTGAGCATCTTGTGCTCACGGCAAGGGAGCGATGGGGCCTCCATCACTGCCCCTTTGGGACCCGGGCCGAAACCACCCCGACGCTAACGAGCCCGGCCAGGCTGGCCGTCTCCTTCTCGTTCACGGCCGTTCAGACAAGACCTGGAACCGCGGCCACACTGACATCAACGACCCCGGACGGGCGGCAATACAACAGCCACCTGTGGCACCCACGCACGGAGCAGGTCCCACCTGCGCCCTTGTGTAGGTTCCTAAAGCGAGTCGGCAACCGCCTCGCGACCGCTTGCCCACCCTGGCGGGAAGCCGCGCGGAGCCGGCGCTCGATGGCCGCACCACAAGCGCACCAGATCGAGCGGGGAACAGCGGGGAATCACGGTGAAACCATCTGAGCCGAACGAGCCACCAGCCCGGCCATTTGCCCAGGTCAGCGACCAGATCGGCCTCAAATGCTCGCAGCTTCCCAAGCTGAGGGCCGCGGCACCGTCGTCACGGGTCGACCGTCGCGGCGTGCCGGCTGAGCGGGCCGCACGTGTGTCGAGCTCCCGAGCATGAGTGGCCGGACTAGCGTTGAGGTTATGGCTGTCGACGTCCTCACCGAGACCGTGATCACCCGCCCCTGTGCGGAGGTCGCCGCCTATGCCGGGGATCCGACCAATGCGCCGCACTGGTACGCCAACATCGTCTCGGTTCGCTGGCGGACCTCGCCGCCGCTCACCGTGGGCTCGAAGCTCGACTTCGTCGCCCGGTTCCTGGGGCGCACCCTGACCTACACGTACGAAATCGTCGAGTACTCCCCCGAACGACTCGTGATGCGCACCGAGCAGGGGCCGTTTCCCATGGAGACGACGTACACCTGGCAGCCAGTGGACGCCGACCATACCCGGATGACGCTGCGCAACCGCGGCGAGCCATCGGGCTTCGCCAGAGTGAGCGCTCCGATGATGGCCGCTGCTGTGCGGCGAGCGAACGTCAAGGACCTGGCAGCATTGAAAGCGCTGCTGGAAAGCGGCGACGCCACCGACGCCGGCCGACGCTCAACGGGCGACTTCTGACATCCACGGCTGACATCAACGAGGCCGGACGGCGGCGTACATCAGCATCTCTGCCCGACCGTCGCGTCAGAGGACAGCAGCCAGCGAAGCGGATGCTGATCGAACTCCTAAAGCGGGTGTCGCAGGTTCGAATCCGGCCGGGGGCACAGCCAGAAGAAGGGCCAGATCAGGAAGGGTTTCCTCCTAGGCTGGCCCTTCGCTTTGTTCGGCTCCGTGCCACACGCGTGCCACTAAGTCCACAGGGAGTCCACATCCCCTAGCCGGGGATCTCGAAAGTTGCTGCGACGCAACTGCCCACCATGCGGCCCGACGAAGACGTGACCCTCACGGCCAGGAGCGGCGAAGTGCTTCAGGTGGTGCGTGACCGCGTCGATGACGGCCCAGTCCTAGAAGGGATGGCCCTTGCACCGGCCCCGGTGGAGAGCTTCTGCCAGGCCCGTTTGGGCACCTTCTTGGACAGCGTGTCCGCACGGAACTTCCCCGCGCCGGTAGTGACTTCGTGCGAGCAGGCCACCGCGAGGATGTAGCCGGTGCCGCGCTTCTCCAGCGCGTCTCGCAGCTTGGGGTTGCCGCTGTAGACCTCGTCGCCCGCGCCCCATGCGGCCTGATGGTCGGCGTCCAGAAACCGGGCGACCATGCGGGCGGCCAGCTCCGGTTTGGTGGCGAAGGGGGTCTCCCCGCCAAGCCCAGCGGCGCGGCAGCGGTCGGGGTCGGAGATGCAGGAGCGCGGGACGTACAGTTCCCGGTCCACTGCCGCGTGCCCGCGCCGGCCGGCGTAGACCAGGTAGACGGTGACCTGAGCGTTCTCGATCCTGCCCGCGGTGCCGGTGTACTGGCGCTGGACGCCGACCGTGCCGGCGCCCTTCAATCACGTCCCCGGTCTCGTCGATCACCAGCACCGCCTGGTCGTCGTGCAGGTGCTCCACCACGTACTCGCGCAGGTCGTCGCGTACCTGGTCGGCTTCCCACTTGGCCCGGCCGAGCAGGTGCTGCATGCCGTCCGGGGTGGCCTCCCCGGCCCACTCGGCGATGGTCCAGCAGTTCTTGCGCGGCAGGTCCGACAGCAGGCCGAGCACCAACAGCTGCGCTCGACGCCGGGGTTCGACCCGCGCAGTCCGCCCCGCTATCCGGCTCATCAGGCGCTCGAACGCCTCCTGCCAGCGGGCAGGGTCTACGCTGTGACCGGCGGCCACCGCATGATCTTCAGTCTTCACACACCGATGATCAACGGTGGCCGCACCGTCTCCACAGCGCGTCAGGGTCGCGCAGCACCCGCCTGCCGTCCCGTGTCAGGAGGACATGTGCAACGTGGCGAAGTCTGGTGGGTCGAGTTCGACGAGCGGCGGCTGGTCGTACTGCTGTCGGGAGACGAGGCGTCCGGGATCCGGGTGATGCAGGTCGTCGCTCCGGCGGGCGTCGACATCAGCGGTCTGGGCGTCGAAGTGGTAGTAGGCGCCATGGAAGGACTGCCCTTTGAAGGCGTGCTGCGGTTCGCGTTGCCGCGTCCAGGCTTTACCCCTTGCACGTGGCTGACCACCGTGTCCCGAGACGACCTGATCGAGCGGGCGGGCGCCCTGTCCTCAGCGAAGCTCAGCGAGATCGAGGATGCCCTCCGACTCGGTGAACAGGAGAAGGAGCGGACCCCGGCGACGACCGCGAAGCTCAGCGAGATGAGGGACGCCCTCCGTCTCGGCGGACTCGCGTAGGCCGAGAAGGAACGGACGCCCCCGATGGCGTG contains these protein-coding regions:
- a CDS encoding restriction endonuclease; the protein is MARRKSVMQVLAEAYKAKQQAKAAEVKRAQQKEQAAAKAAEERRRRQKREAAKAEAERARLVAAGQMHLEREQAAQAREVARIERELAKRQAERQRAAEQREREQARVEKERQKQARETRLLELKADAEKGTRQAQERMAELQAVLTDRPRKLKSWHPYVEQALAKQGPQGVADAVEEVLRGSCVPKGCRVDAGAAYIPEAQQLLIEVELPQLEVVPAVVAYRVVTQRTEIVTQPRKEAETKMVYRTLVARLALRTLDEAFSTTPPDLVTTVVFNGHVSAKDRATGRPVRPCLVSVVAQREQFDELVLDEPELDAQESLKYLGAVISRHPHDLEAVPPVVEIDLSRYRITADVGAVAGLDSRPDLLQMDPYAFERLVRELFEAMGFETWRTQGSRDDGVDAVAIQRDPVGTTVFAIQAKRSKNAVPVETVRALAGVMHDKAASRGVLVTTSWFGKASADFAHRNGRMQLINGRNLKALLKEHLNMDVLIGLPKTPPGWLPSDIQ
- a CDS encoding type II toxin-antitoxin system PemK/MazF family toxin, with amino-acid sequence MQRGEVWWVEFDERRLVVLLSGDEASGIRVMQVVAPAGVDISGLGVEVVVGAMEGLPFEGVLRFALPRPGFTPCTWLTTVSRDDLIERAGALSSAKLSEIEDALRLGEQEKERTPATTAKLSEMRDALRLGGLA
- a CDS encoding SRPBCC family protein; the encoded protein is MAVDVLTETVITRPCAEVAAYAGDPTNAPHWYANIVSVRWRTSPPLTVGSKLDFVARFLGRTLTYTYEIVEYSPERLVMRTEQGPFPMETTYTWQPVDADHTRMTLRNRGEPSGFARVSAPMMAAAVRRANVKDLAALKALLESGDATDAGRRSTGDF